The Brassica napus cultivar Da-Ae chromosome C7, Da-Ae, whole genome shotgun sequence genome has a segment encoding these proteins:
- the LOC111208734 gene encoding ribonucleoside-diphosphate reductase large subunit, protein MYVVKRDGRQETVRFDKITARLKKLSYGLSIDHCDPVLVSQKVCAGVYKGVTTTQLDELAAETAAAMTANHPDYASLAARIAVSNLHKNTKKSFSETVNDMYNHVNERSGLASPLIADDVFEIIMKNATRLDSEIIYDRDFEYDYFGFKTLERSYLLKVHGKVVERPQHMLMRVSVGIHKQDIDSAVQTYHLMSQRWFTHASPTLFNSGTPRAQLSSCFLICMKDDSIEGIYDTLKECAVISKSAGGIGVSVHNIRATGSYIRGTNGESNGIVPMLRVFNDTARYVDQGGGKRKGAFAVYLEPWHADIFEFLELRKNHGKEEHRARDLFYGLWIPDLFMERVQSDGQWSLFCPNEAPGLADCWGADFERLYTKYENEGKAKKVVQAQQLWYEILTSQVETGTPYMLFKDSCNRKSNQQNLGTIKSSNLCTEIIEYTSPTETAVCNLASIALPRFVREKDVPLDSHPSKIVGSLGSKNRYFDFDKLAEVTATVTVNLNKIIDVNHYPMETAKTSNMRHRPIGIGVQGLADAFILLGMPFDSTEAQQLNKDIFETIYYHALKSSSEIATKEGTYDTYQGSPVSKGILQPDMWNVIPSDRWDWAALRDMISKNGIRNSLLVAPMPTASTSQILGNNECFEPYTSNIYSRRVLSGEFVVVNKHLLHDLTDMGLWSPTLKNKIIHENGSVINVPEIPDDLKAIYRTVWEIKQRTVVDMAVDRGCFIDQSQSLNIHMDKPNFAKLTSLHFHTWKKGLKTGMYYLRSRAAADAIKFTVDTAMLKEKPNVTEEDEGTEEKEDNETKMAQMVCSLTNPEECLSCGS, encoded by the exons ATGTACGTAGTGAAGCGTGACGGAAGGCAGGAAACCGTTCGCTTCGACAAGATCACCGCGCGGCTAAAGAAGCTTAGCTATGGCCTCAGCATCGATCACTGCGACCCCGTCCTCGTCTCCCAGAAAGTCTGCGCCGGCGTCTACAAAGGCGTCACCACCACTCAGCTCGACGAGTTAGCCGCCGAGACTGCCGCCGCTATGACCGCCAACCACCCCGATTACGCCTCC TTGGCTGCAAGGATTGCTGTCTCTAATCTCCACAAGAACACTAAGAAATCGTTTTCCGAGAC GGTTAATGACATGTACAATCATGTCAATGAGAGATCTGGACTCGCCTCTCCTCTTATTGCTGATGATGTTTTTGAGATCATTATGAAG AATGCTACTCGTCTGGACAGTGAAATCATTTACGACCGCGATTTCGAATATGACTACTTCGGTTTCAAGACTCTTGAAAGATCATACCTTTTAAAAGTCCATGGGAAAGTGGTTGAAAGGCCTCAGCACATGCTCATGAGAGTTTCTGTTGGCATTCATAAACAGGATATTGATTCAGCTGTCCAGACTTACCATTTAATGTCTCAGCGATGGTTCACTCATGCATCTCCCACCCTCTTTAACTCTGGAACTCCACGGGCGCAA CTAAGCAGCTGCTTTCTTATCTGCATGAAGGATGATAGCATTGAGGGGATTTACGATACGTTGAAAGAGTGTGCAGTTATAAGTAAATCAGCTGGGGGTATTGGTGTTTCTGTTCACAACATTCGTGCTACTGGAAGTTACATTCGTGGCACTAATGGAGAATCTAATGGTATTGTTCCTATGCTGCGGGTGTTCAATGATACTGCTCGTTATGTTGACCAAGGAGGTGGCAAGAGAAAGG GAGCATTTGCTGTGTACCTGGAGCCATGGCATGCTGACATTTTCGAGTTTCTGGAGCTCCGTAAGAATCATGGGAAG GAAGAACACAGGGCTAGAGACTTGTTTTATGGTCTTTGGATACCAGATCTTTTCATGGAAAGGGTCCAGAGCGATGGGCAGTGGTCACTCTTTTGTCCTAATGAAGCTCCAGGTTTGGCAGATTGTTGGGGTGCAGATTTTGAGAGACTTTACACTAAGTATGAGAACGAG GGTAAGGCTAAGAAGGTTGTCCAGGCACAGCAGCTCTGGTACGAAATCTTGACATCCCAAGTTGAAACAGGGACACCATACATGCTTTTCAAG GATTCATGTAACAGGAAAAGCAATCAGCAAAATCTTGGTACCATAAAGTCTTCCAATTTATGCACTGAAATAATAGAATACACAAGTCCAACAGAAACTGCTGTGTGTAATCTTGCATCTATTGCTTTACCTCGATTCGTTAGGGAGAAG GATGTCCCCTTGGACTCACATCCATCTAAGATTGTAGGCAGTTTGGGCTCAAAGAATCGTTACTTTGATTTCGACAAGCTAGCAGAG GTGACTGCAACCGTTACTGTTAATCTCAATAAGATAATTGATGTGAATCACTATCCTATGGAGACGGCTAAAACTTCAAACATGCGTCATAGGCCTATTGGTATTGGTGTGCAAGGTCTTGCAGATGCATTTATTCTTCTGGGAATGCCATTTGATTCCACTGAG GCTCAGCAACTGAACAAAGACATATTTGAAACCATATACTACCATGCACTCAAGTCATCTTCGGAGATTGCTACTAAGGAAGGTACATATGATACATACCAAGGAAGTCCTGTGAGTAAG GGTATTCTACAACCTGACATGTGGAATGTGATTCCTTCGGACCGCTGGGACTGGGCTGCTCTCAGAGATATGATTTCGAAGAATGGAATTAGAAATTCTCTTTTAGTAGCACCAATGCCAACTGCTTCAACCAGCCAGATTCTTGGGAATAATGAATGTTTTGAGCCGTATACCTCAAACATTTATAGTCGCAGAGTCTTAAG TGGTGAGTTCGTAGTTGTGAACAAGCATCTTCTTCACGACTTGACTGATATGGGACTCTGGTCTCCTACGCTCAAAAACAAGATAATACATGAGAATGGTTCTGTTATAAATGTCCCGGAGATTCCTGATGACTTGAAGGCAATTTATAG GACTGTGTGGGAGATTAAGCAGAGAACAGTGGTTGATATGGCTGTTGATCGTGGATGCTTTATAGATCAAAGCCAAAGTTTGAATATACACATGGACAAACCCAACTTTGCCAAACTCACTTCCTTACACTTCCACACTTGGAAAAAG GGATTGAAAACGGGGATGTACTACTTGCGATCACGTGCAGCAGCAGATGCAATAAAGTTTACAGTAGACACAGCAATGCTAAAg GAGAAGCCTAATGTGACTGAAGAGGATGAAGGaacagaagaaaaagaagacaaTGAGACGAAGATGGCACAGATGGTATGCTCTTTGACAAACCCTGAGGAGTGTCTCTCTTGTGGAAGTTAA
- the LOC111208735 gene encoding protein ROOT PRIMORDIUM DEFECTIVE 1-like encodes MNSLRSLSYSSIREALSHQTPTKLSSLSPLYSYNQRRWLKPVDSAQTRLENRTRDNRLDKLIVHIRKLNIILEITKLMGNKKRGPFVSLQLMSRWKNIVGLNVSIGAFVGKYPHAFEIFTHPCRRNLCCRITDKLKELVEEEESVVREFEVDAVRRVKKLLLMSRKGVLNVHALRLMRKELGLPEDFRDSVLAKYTSEFRLVDLETLELVDGDDDERLSVAKVEEWREVEYREKWLSEFETNYAFPINLPTGFKIEKGFREELRNWQRVPYLKPYERKEISRSVERFEKRVVAVIHELLSLTVEKMVEVERLAHFRKDLAIEVNLREVILKHPGIFYVSTKGSTQTLFLREAYSKGCLIEPNPVYSVRRKMLDLVLLEKRHSKELLQSCEEERDVEVRYDEDWEGERDGDWILPILEK; translated from the coding sequence ATGAATTCTCTAAGATCTTTGAGCTACAGTAGCATCAGAGAAGCTCTATCTCACCAAACTCCCACAAAGCTATCATCTTTATCTCCTCTCTACTCTTATAACCAGAGGAGATGGCTAAAGCCTGTAGATTCTGCGCAAACCAGGTTAGAGAACCGAACACGAGACAACCGATTAGACAAACTCATCGTCCACATCAGGAAGCTAAACATCATCCTCGAGATAACAAAACTCATGGGTAACAAAAAGCGTGGTCCTTTCGTCTCCTTGCAGCTTATGTCTCGATGGAAGAACATCGTCGGTTTGAACGTAAGCATTGGAGCCTTTGTGGGTAAGTATCCTCACGCCTTTGAGATCTTCACACATCCATGTCGGAGGAATTTGTGTTGTCGGATTACTGATAAACTGAAGGAATTagttgaggaagaagaaagtgTTGTAAGAGAGTTTGAGGTTGATGCTGTAAGGAGGGTGAAGAAGCTGTTGTTGATGTCTAGAAAAGGTGTTCTGAATGTTCATGCTTTGAGGTTGATGAGGAAAGAGTTAGGTTTGCCTGAGGACTTTCGTGATTCGGTTTTGGCTAAGTATACTTCAGAGTTCAGGTTAGTTGATTTGGAGACTTTGGAGCTagttgatggagatgatgatgagAGATTGTCTGTGGCTAAAGTTGAGGAGTGGAGAGAAGTAGAGTACAGAGAGAAATGGTTGAGTGAGTTCGAGACGAACTACGCGTTTCCTATTAATCTCCCCACAGGGTTCAAGATCGAGAAAGGGTTCAGAGAAGAGCTAAGGAACTGGCAGAGAGTCCCTTATTTAAAGCCTTACGAGAGAAAGGAGATTTCAAGAAGCGTAGAGAGGTTCGAGAAGCGAGTTGTTGCGGTTATCCACGAGCTTCTGAGCTTGACTGTTGAGAAGATGGTTGAAGTTGAGAGACTAGCTCATTTTCGTAAGGATCTTGCGATCGAAGTGAACTTGAGGGAAGTGATACTGAAGCATCCTGGGATTTTCTATGTATCGACGAAAGGAAGTACTCAGACTTTGTTTCTTAGAGAAGCTTATAGCAAAGGGTGTTTGATTGAGCCAAATCCTGTTTACAGTGTGCGGAGGAAGATGCTGGATCTTGTGTTGTTGGAAAAGCGTCACTCTAAGGAACTGTTACAAAGTTgtgaagaggagagagatgtTGAGGTAAGGTATGATGAAGATtgggaaggagagagagatggagactGGATCTTGCCAATTCTGGAGAAATGA
- the LOC111208749 gene encoding calmodulin-binding receptor kinase CaMRLK, translated as MFPKLLLLLLFSLVSLSHSSTISCPNGTDFRQLTRAFRHVSGFNSSWFSNCSVVVTHIVLPSRKLNGTVSWTSLRNLTHLHVLDLSNNSLDGSVPTWLWSKPGLVSVDLSRNRFGGSIRVIPVNGSVFSSVKKLNLSYNRFTNAINLTGFVNLAVLDLSHNNLRVLPLGLGSLSGLHHLDISRCKINGSVKPISGLKSLDYLDLSENSMNGSFPVDFPNLNHLRFLNLSANRFSGSVGFDKYRKFGKSAFSHGGSFVFNVSKIPTRHRLHPLRHRNPPPHHRNVKANRFNRTPLVIGLSSSLGALVILVFVVSGILIRRRLKSARTKSRWAISSPAPLDFKMEKSGPFAFETESGSSWVADIKEPTAAPVVMASKPLMNLTFKDLIVATSHFGTESVISDSTCGPIYRAVLPGELHVAIKVHERIRDVDQNEAVTAFEALTRLKHPNLLTLSGYCIAGKEKLILYEFMATGDLHRWLHELPAGETNVEDWSADTWESHVGDSSPEKTNWLIRHRIAIGVARGLAYLHHVGTTHGHLVATNILLTETLEPKISDFGINSIAKAEKDTNNNNVEFDVYCFGVILFELLTGKQGSEEHVKSVRRLFKERRGEEALDSRLRLASGESVNEMVESLRIGYFCTAETSGKRPTMQQVLGLLKDIRTVSR; from the exons GCTTTCCGTCACGTCTCCGGTTTCAACTCCTCCTGGTTCTCTAACTGCTCCGTCGTCGTCACTCACATCGTTCTTCCGTCAAGAAAGCTAAACGGCACCGTTTCATGGACTTCGTTACGGAATCTCACGCACTTACATGTCCTCGATCTCTCCAACAACTCTCTCGATGGCTCTGTTCCTACTTGGCTCTGGTCTAAACCCGGTCTTGTCTCCGTCGATCTTTCCCGGAATCGGTTTGGTGGTTCGATACGAGTAATTCCGGTTAACGGTTCGGTTTTTTCATCCGTTAAGAAGCTGAACCTATCGTACAACCGGTTCACCAACGCGATTAACTTAACCGGATTCGTTAACCTCGCAGTTCTCGATCTCTCTCATAACAATCTCCGTGTTTTGCCTCTTGGTTTGGGTTCGCTCTCCGGTTTACACCACCTCGATATCTCGAGATGTAAAATCAATGGCAGCGTTAAACCGATTTCCGGTTTAAAATCGTTGGATTACTTGGATTTATCCGAAAACTCAATGAACGGTTCGTTCCCGGTCGATTTTCCTAATCTCAACCATCTCCGGTTCTTGAATCTATCTGCAAACCGGTTTTCCGGTTCGGTTGGGTTTGACAAATACAGAAAATTCGGCAAATCGGCGTTTTCACACGGCGGCAGTTTCGTCTTTAACGTCTCCAAGATCCCGACTCGCCACCGTCTCCATCCTCTCCGTCACCGGAATCCGCCGCCACATCATCGAAACGTCAAAGCAAACCGTTTTAACCGCACTCCGTTGGTGATTGGCCTATCTTCTTCTTTAGGAGCTCTGGTTATTCTAGTCTTCGTCGTCTCTGGGATTTTAATCCGCCGCAGATTGAAATCGGCGAGGACGAAATCGAGATGGGCGATCTCGAGTCCTGCACCGTTGGATTTCAAGATGGAGAAATCTGGACCGTTCGCTTTCGAAACGGAGTCGGGGTCGTCGTGGGTGGCGGATATAAAAGAGCCAACGGCGGCTCCGGTCGTGATGGCGTCTAAGCCGTTGATGAATCTGACGTTCAAGGATCTGATTGTTGCCACATCACATTTCGGGACGGAGTCCGTTATATCCGACAGCACGTGTGGTCCTATTTACCGTGCCGTTCTACCCGGAGAATTACACGTGGCAATCAAAGTGCATGAACGAATCAGAGACGTCGATCAAAACGAAGCCGTTACGGCGTTTGAAGCGCTTACACGGCTTAAGCATCCCAATCTTCTGACGCTCTCCGGTTACTGCATCGCAG GAAAAGAGAAGCTTATACTATATGAATTTATGGCTACTGGAGATCTTCACCGATGGCTACATGAGCTCCCGGCGGGAGAAACCAACGTGGAAGATTGGAGCGCCGATACATGGGAGAGTCACGTTGGAGATTCATCACCGGAGAAAACAAACTGGCTGATACGTCACCGTATCGCTATTGGAGTTGCACGTGGTTTAGCCTATCTACATCATGTTGGTACCACTCATGGTCACTTAGTTGCTACCAACATCCTCTTAACCGAGACCTTAGAGCCAAAAATCTCTGATTTCGGTATCAACAGCATCGCAAAAGCCGAAAAAGATACTAATAATAACAATGTAGAGTTCGATGTGTATTGTTTTGGGGTGATCTTGTTTGAGCTATTAACCGGGAAGCAAGGGAGTGAGGAACATGTGAAATCGGTTCGACGGTTGTTTAAGGAAAGGAGAGGAGAGGAAGCTCTCGACTCGAGATTGCGGTTAGCTTCTGGAGAATCGGTTAATGAGATGGTCGAGAGTCTTAGAATTGGTTACTTTTGTACGGCGGAAACGTCAGGGAAACGGCCGACAATGCAACAAGTGTTGGGTCTGCTTAAAGACATTCGTACCGTCTCGCGTTGA